A window from Candidatus Bathyarchaeota archaeon encodes these proteins:
- a CDS encoding CopG family transcriptional regulator, protein MGDVNGQMRKALVALPDKVWEILDGELRGKMGESYSEIIRSIVIAYLSEKGYMERGRL, encoded by the coding sequence TTGGGGGATGTTAATGGTCAAATGAGGAAGGCATTAGTAGCCCTCCCAGATAAGGTTTGGGAAATCCTAGACGGTGAGTTAAGGGGGAAGATGGGAGAAAGCTACAGCGAGATAATACGGAGTATAGTTATCGCATATCTTTCGGAAAAGGGATATATGGAGAGGGGGAGGTTGTAG
- a CDS encoding site-specific DNA-methyltransferase: protein MERNRAIELVYEEKEDERSILARTKPAFLHEAKRFGISLDGSYNMLIFGDNLPVLRALMDEPSIKGKVRLIYIDPPFSTNHEFRAGASRTATVSASRNDKIAYEDTLVGAEYLEFLRRRLILLRELLADDGSIYVHIDWKMGHYVKVLMDEIFGQEHFINDIARIKCNPKNFERKGYGNIKDMILFYSKTEDYVWNGSFQEYTQEQIEKLFPKMGEDGRRYTTNPLHAPGETKDGPTGQPWRGMLPPKGRHWRYPPEVLEELDRKGLIEWSSTGNPRKKIYADEYLKKKTKRQDIWEFKDPAYPLYPTEKNLDMLKTIVEASSNPGDIVLDCFAGSGTTLVAAELLGRRWIGVDNSPVAIEVSIKRLQKLEKVRPFILYRVDRAPSPKAPQKILQ from the coding sequence ATGGAAAGAAATAGGGCGATTGAATTGGTCTATGAAGAAAAAGAAGATGAGAGGAGCATCCTTGCGAGGACGAAGCCCGCCTTCCTCCATGAAGCTAAAAGATTCGGTATAAGCCTTGACGGCTCATATAATATGTTAATATTCGGAGATAACCTCCCCGTCTTAAGGGCACTAATGGATGAGCCTAGTATCAAAGGAAAGGTAAGATTAATTTACATAGATCCCCCATTCTCTACGAACCATGAGTTTAGAGCAGGCGCCTCAAGGACGGCAACCGTAAGCGCGAGCAGGAACGATAAAATCGCTTATGAGGATACCCTAGTCGGAGCAGAATACCTCGAGTTTTTGAGGAGAAGACTAATCCTCTTGAGGGAACTGCTGGCCGATGACGGGTCAATCTATGTGCACATCGACTGGAAGATGGGACATTACGTTAAGGTTTTGATGGATGAAATCTTCGGTCAAGAACACTTCATCAACGATATAGCAAGGATAAAATGTAATCCAAAGAATTTTGAAAGAAAGGGATATGGCAATATTAAAGATATGATACTGTTCTACTCCAAGACCGAGGACTATGTATGGAATGGGTCCTTTCAAGAGTACACACAAGAACAGATAGAGAAGCTTTTTCCCAAAATGGGTGAGGACGGGAGACGGTACACCACTAACCCGCTACACGCCCCGGGAGAAACCAAGGATGGCCCTACCGGTCAGCCGTGGCGAGGCATGCTTCCACCGAAAGGTAGGCATTGGAGATATCCACCGGAAGTTCTAGAGGAATTGGATAGAAAGGGATTGATAGAGTGGTCCAGCACGGGAAATCCACGAAAGAAGATATATGCAGATGAATATTTAAAGAAAAAAACTAAGAGGCAGGATATTTGGGAGTTCAAAGACCCCGCCTATCCATTATATCCAACTGAAAAGAACCTGGATATGTTAAAGACCATAGTTGAGGCGTCGTCCAACCCCGGTGATATAGTATTGGACTGCTTTGCTGGCTCAGGAACGACCCTGGTGGCTGCTGAGCTACTCGGTAGGAGATGGATTGGGGTGGACAATTCCCCTGTCGCCATCGAAGTTTCAATAAAGAGGTTACAAAAACTGGAGAAGGTACGGCCATTCATCCTTTACAGAGTGGATAGAGCTCCATCACCCAAGGCTCCCCAAAAAATCCTTCAATAA
- a CDS encoding helix-turn-helix domain-containing protein yields MELVGVGQALKRLEGLSSKILDAASSPVRLAILKLLSSRGPLPYTEIMFAVNLDPVRDAGKFVYHLRSLVDAGLIRLDRKSKKYLSTELGEMVVKFSRDLEEYLAVKKGKMYVRTSRLAIEEFDRSRIVDSLVREAGIPVELAQEIAAEAEERLIKLKARYLTAPLIREFVNALLLERGLEEYRHKLTRLGMPIYDVTQTVEEAARKGLPVSTVERAAGSSVLKEYVLLKGVSRSVADAHLSGLIHLDSTENWLLKPDYASHDPRMILNPPRGGEPPQDLGDALNLIIRVHRRTVGEVSQGEILPFLNVFLAPYLMDMDHAQAGRLIQRFLCELNEEASINPYTPRLSIGVSPRIPGELEDEEAASPKGGSSSYGDFRDEAAAAASLIIEAADRLSRRTPLLNPLLTVKLEDMDGMGTLYVLEAEHGSIYLDFTPGCEASYSGDGIRLSPGWRGDWRVDVVRTGHAGTVFLNLARMAYESKENYERFKRLLDDTVQLAVEALKAKEDSLKNRLDMGLLPGLNGLGFSPEGMQHGIGVLGLSEASMIHTGSPIGLGDEAVEFAVETLKHLGEASSALSKETGLRINVVQKPCEDGSPRLARLDVESYGKGAVKFQGLPGSPYYADIPLIPPSLDIPLEVRGRLEGTLQEHLRGGHLALFHVSEADPEALRVFSLKLREMGVLFATFAMELSQCNSCHRPSKGLIQICPSCGSSSISHYGAASALLQPLKLWPPSKAKTFNEWIRYTIK; encoded by the coding sequence TTGGAGCTGGTAGGGGTCGGCCAAGCCTTGAAGCGCCTGGAGGGTTTAAGCTCTAAGATATTGGATGCGGCCTCCTCCCCCGTCCGCCTAGCGATATTGAAGCTCTTATCCAGTAGGGGGCCGCTCCCCTACACGGAGATAATGTTCGCGGTGAACCTTGATCCCGTGAGGGACGCCGGCAAATTCGTCTATCATCTGAGGAGCCTCGTGGACGCCGGCCTGATAAGGCTCGACAGGAAGAGTAAGAAGTACCTCTCCACGGAGCTGGGCGAGATGGTCGTGAAGTTTTCGAGGGACCTGGAGGAGTACCTGGCCGTGAAGAAGGGTAAGATGTACGTCAGGACCTCACGGCTCGCAATAGAGGAGTTCGATAGATCCAGGATCGTGGACAGCCTGGTGAGGGAGGCGGGCATCCCCGTGGAATTGGCCCAGGAGATAGCGGCTGAGGCCGAGGAACGCCTCATAAAGCTCAAGGCCAGATACCTCACAGCCCCCCTCATAAGGGAGTTCGTAAACGCCCTCCTCCTGGAGAGGGGCCTGGAGGAGTACCGCCACAAGCTCACCCGCCTGGGCATGCCCATATACGATGTAACCCAGACCGTGGAGGAGGCGGCGAGAAAGGGTTTACCCGTGTCCACCGTGGAACGCGCGGCCGGCTCCTCGGTCCTGAAGGAGTACGTGCTCCTCAAGGGGGTTTCGAGGAGCGTAGCCGACGCCCACCTATCCGGCCTCATACACCTCGACTCCACTGAGAACTGGCTCCTAAAACCCGACTATGCATCCCATGATCCCAGGATGATCCTGAACCCGCCCAGGGGAGGCGAACCCCCCCAGGACCTCGGCGACGCTTTAAACCTGATAATTAGGGTTCACAGGCGAACCGTGGGGGAGGTCTCCCAGGGGGAGATCCTCCCCTTCCTCAACGTATTCCTCGCCCCATACCTGATGGATATGGACCACGCCCAGGCGGGAAGGCTCATCCAAAGGTTCCTCTGCGAGTTGAACGAGGAGGCCTCCATCAACCCTTATACGCCCAGGCTCTCCATAGGGGTCTCCCCCCGGATCCCGGGGGAGCTGGAGGATGAGGAGGCCGCTTCCCCTAAGGGTGGATCCTCCAGCTACGGGGATTTCAGGGATGAGGCGGCGGCAGCCGCATCCCTCATAATAGAAGCCGCAGACAGGCTTTCGAGGAGGACGCCGCTCCTAAACCCCCTCCTCACAGTGAAGCTGGAGGACATGGATGGGATGGGTACCCTGTACGTCCTGGAGGCCGAGCATGGATCCATATACCTCGACTTCACACCGGGCTGCGAAGCCTCCTACTCCGGCGACGGCATCCGCCTCTCCCCGGGGTGGCGGGGGGACTGGCGTGTAGACGTGGTTAGGACCGGCCACGCGGGGACCGTATTCCTCAACCTAGCCCGGATGGCCTACGAATCAAAGGAGAACTATGAACGCTTCAAGAGGCTCCTGGACGACACGGTCCAATTGGCTGTGGAGGCCCTGAAGGCCAAAGAGGACTCCTTGAAGAACCGGTTGGACATGGGCCTCCTCCCAGGGCTTAACGGTCTAGGCTTCTCCCCCGAGGGGATGCAGCACGGCATCGGGGTCCTAGGGTTAAGCGAGGCATCCATGATCCACACAGGCTCCCCGATAGGGTTAGGCGATGAAGCCGTGGAGTTCGCTGTTGAAACCCTGAAGCACCTGGGTGAAGCCTCCTCGGCGCTCTCCAAGGAGACGGGCCTACGGATAAATGTGGTCCAGAAGCCGTGCGAGGACGGCTCCCCGAGGCTGGCCAGGCTGGACGTGGAATCCTACGGTAAAGGCGCCGTGAAGTTCCAGGGCCTCCCAGGCAGCCCATACTACGCCGACATCCCATTGATCCCCCCCAGCCTGGACATCCCATTGGAGGTCCGGGGAAGGCTTGAAGGAACCCTCCAGGAACACCTCAGGGGCGGGCACCTCGCCCTCTTCCACGTATCGGAGGCCGACCCCGAAGCCCTCAGGGTATTCTCCCTCAAGCTCAGGGAGATGGGGGTCCTCTTCGCCACCTTCGCCATGGAGCTCTCCCAATGCAACAGCTGCCATAGACCCTCAAAGGGCCTAATCCAGATATGCCCTTCATGCGGCTCATCCTCCATATCCCATTACGGGGCAGCGTCAGCCCTCCTCCAACCGTTAAAGCTCTGGCCCCCATCTAAGGCCAAAACCTTCAACGAATGGATCCGATACACGATAAAATAG
- the pyrB gene encoding aspartate carbamoyltransferase: MGFKGRDIISINDLSRDELEHIFDVTDSMASIAERRPKLLEGRILANLFFEPSTRTRLSFESAMLRLGGGVLGFHEARGTSVEKGENLADTIRVVENYADLIVIRHPLEGAARLAAEFAEIPVINAGSGPGEHPTQALLDLYTIRREAGGIDGLEIGLIGDLKYGRTAHSLAYALSRYDVKLHFISPELLRMREEVVRDIKDSVEVEEWRSLDEVIGRLDVLYVTRIQKERFVDPAEYEKVKSSYRITLGDLEKAKERLVIMHPLPRVDEIDYEVDDTSHAKYFRQVWYGVLVRMALISLILGAIE, translated from the coding sequence ATGGGGTTCAAGGGCAGGGATATAATATCCATAAATGACCTGTCGAGGGATGAGCTGGAGCACATATTCGATGTGACGGATTCCATGGCTTCCATAGCGGAGAGGAGGCCTAAGCTCCTCGAGGGGAGGATACTGGCGAACCTTTTCTTCGAGCCCAGCACCAGGACGAGGCTCAGCTTCGAGTCGGCTATGCTCAGGCTTGGAGGCGGGGTTTTAGGGTTCCACGAGGCTAGGGGTACATCCGTGGAGAAGGGGGAGAACCTGGCCGACACCATAAGGGTGGTGGAGAACTATGCGGACCTCATAGTGATCAGGCATCCCCTGGAGGGGGCGGCTAGGCTCGCGGCTGAGTTCGCTGAGATCCCCGTGATAAACGCGGGGTCGGGGCCCGGGGAGCATCCAACCCAGGCCCTGCTGGATCTCTACACGATCCGGAGGGAGGCGGGAGGCATAGATGGATTGGAGATAGGCTTGATAGGCGACTTGAAGTACGGTAGGACAGCCCACAGCCTAGCCTATGCGCTGTCCAGGTACGATGTGAAGCTGCACTTCATATCTCCGGAGCTGCTCAGGATGAGGGAGGAGGTGGTGAGAGACATAAAGGACAGCGTGGAGGTGGAGGAGTGGCGCAGCCTCGACGAGGTCATAGGGAGGCTGGACGTACTATACGTGACGAGGATACAGAAGGAGAGGTTCGTGGATCCCGCGGAATACGAGAAGGTGAAGAGCTCCTATAGGATAACCCTGGGGGACCTGGAGAAGGCTAAGGAGAGGCTGGTCATAATGCATCCGTTGCCGAGGGTGGACGAGATAGACTATGAGGTGGATGATACATCCCACGCCAAATACTTCCGGCAGGTATGGTACGGCGTCCTCGTGAGGATGGCCCTTATATCGCTCATCCTGGGGGCCATAGAGTGA
- a CDS encoding aspartate carbamoyltransferase regulatory subunit yields the protein MVDGEEKRDELYVKKIRNGTVIDHVSAGLALDVLKILNITGRDGRVVSIAMNVPSRKYGKKDIIKVEDRELRPEEVDKIALIAPKSTINIIRDYKVHEKKRVKLPEVIRGIIRCGNPSCITNSREPVEPTFKIEATEPLSLRCTYCGRTMEQESILSQF from the coding sequence ATGGTCGATGGAGAAGAAAAGAGGGATGAACTCTACGTTAAGAAGATAAGGAATGGAACCGTCATAGACCATGTATCCGCGGGCCTAGCCCTGGACGTCCTCAAAATACTCAATATAACCGGGAGGGACGGTCGGGTAGTGAGCATAGCCATGAACGTTCCAAGCCGGAAATACGGCAAGAAGGATATAATCAAGGTTGAAGACAGGGAGCTTAGACCCGAGGAGGTGGATAAGATCGCCCTCATAGCCCCGAAATCCACCATAAACATAATCAGGGACTACAAGGTCCACGAGAAGAAGAGGGTTAAACTCCCAGAGGTCATAAGGGGCATAATAAGATGCGGCAACCCCTCATGCATCACGAACTCCAGGGAGCCCGTGGAGCCCACATTCAAGATAGAGGCCACGGAGCCCCTGAGCCTGAGGTGCACATACTGCGGCAGGACGATGGAACAGGAGAGCATACTCAGCCAATTCTAA